The following proteins are encoded in a genomic region of Sorangiineae bacterium MSr12523:
- the rpoC gene encoding DNA-directed RNA polymerase subunit beta' — translation MRDIFSFFEKPKDPLSFSAIRISLASPEKIREWSHGEVKKPETINYRTFKPERDGLFCAKIFGPVKDYECNCGKYKRMKHRGIVCEKCGVEVIQSKVRRERLGHINLATPVAHIWFLKSLPSRIGNMLDITLKDLEKVLYCEAYIVIDPKETGLARGDLLSEERYLQLLEEYGDDKFAAGMGGEAVLEMLKQVDVHKLSEELRQEMRAATSEAKRKKIVKRLKVCEAFRESGNRPEWMMLTVIPVLPPDLRPLVPLDGGRFATSDLNDLYRRVINRNNRLKRLLELNAPEIIIRNERRMLQEAVDALFDNGRRGKTITGPNKRPLKSLSDMLKGKQGRFRQNLLGKRVDYSGRSVIVVGPQLKLHQCGLPNKMALELFKPFIYNKLEERGYVNTIKSAKKMVEKERPEVWDILEEVISEHPVLLNRAPTLHRLGIQAFEPVLIEGKAIQLHPLVCAAFNADFDGDQMAVHVPLSVEAQMEARVLMMSTNNILSPANGKPIINPTQDIVLGLYYATREKKFAKGSYREGGLKLDKKEEHFEGWLRGVYSSPEEVRMAYDNDEVTIHTGIRVRVIDPETNQRRVVNTTVGRCLISEILPEGLSFDLVNKTLDKKALSALIDACYRKHRNKATVLLADRLRSLGFEHATRAGVSICMDHMTIPAAKQVLLGEAQDEVQRVIDQYQEGLITDGERYNKIVDIWAGVADKVTQVMMQEIGKEKVTDPETGKESIEPSFNPIYIMADSGARGSTQQIRQLAAMRGLMAKPSGEIIETPITANFREGLSVLQYFVSTHGARKGLADTALKTANSGYLTRRLVDVAQDAIIADFDCGTLDGIRVTKLEDAGEVIQPLGDRILGRVALEDIVDPLTGEVLVPQNTELDEPTVVSIEEAGIEEVVIRSVLTCQSKRGVCAKCYGRDLARGYKVNIGEAVGIIASQSIGEPGTQLTMRTFHIGGAAARGKIEQSSVEARSEGFARIRNANLAKKHDGVVTVMNRHGEIVVVDDTGREREHHRLVYGAVLKVNEGDKVKAGQLLAEWDAFAMPILTERSGVVKFGDIVEGVTMVEKLDEVTGLSRKVIIESRAADLRPRVTIKDPKTGETLKLPNSTLEARYLLPVGANIVVQDGDIIDAGEVLAKIPRETTKTQDITGGLPRVAELFEARKPKDHAIIAEVDGEVSFGKDTKGKRKVLITPFDQNGAPQTDQSREYLIAKGKHIQVQPGDRVRAGEPLMDGPANPHDILRVKGEKELAAYLVNEIQQVYRLQGVAINDKHIEVIVRQMMRRVRIKDVGDTNFLIDEQIEKHIFERENQRVIERGGRPAIAEPLLLGITKASLSTESFISASSFQETTKVLTEAAISGKTDHLRGLKENVIMGRLIPAGTGLPAYKQLHVIVEGEAEHRAPPAAPPRPVAEPLSAVNEE, via the coding sequence ATGCGCGACATTTTCAGCTTCTTCGAGAAGCCCAAGGATCCGCTTTCGTTCAGCGCGATTCGTATTTCGCTCGCGTCGCCCGAGAAGATTCGTGAGTGGTCGCACGGCGAGGTCAAGAAGCCGGAGACGATCAACTACCGCACGTTCAAGCCGGAACGAGATGGTCTCTTCTGCGCGAAGATCTTTGGACCGGTGAAGGACTACGAGTGCAACTGCGGCAAGTACAAGCGCATGAAGCACCGTGGCATCGTCTGCGAGAAGTGCGGTGTCGAGGTCATTCAGAGCAAGGTGCGCCGTGAGCGGCTTGGTCACATCAACCTGGCCACGCCGGTTGCGCACATCTGGTTCTTGAAGAGCTTGCCGAGCCGTATCGGCAACATGCTCGACATCACGCTGAAGGATCTCGAGAAGGTCCTCTACTGCGAGGCGTACATCGTCATCGATCCGAAGGAGACCGGCCTGGCGCGCGGCGACCTTCTGAGCGAAGAGCGATACCTCCAGCTGCTCGAGGAGTACGGCGACGACAAGTTCGCGGCCGGCATGGGCGGCGAGGCCGTGCTCGAGATGCTCAAGCAGGTCGACGTGCACAAGCTCTCCGAGGAGCTGCGCCAGGAGATGCGCGCGGCGACGAGCGAGGCGAAGCGCAAGAAGATCGTGAAGCGCCTGAAGGTGTGCGAGGCGTTCCGCGAGAGCGGCAACCGTCCGGAGTGGATGATGCTGACGGTGATCCCGGTTCTTCCGCCGGATCTGCGTCCGCTCGTTCCCCTCGACGGCGGCCGTTTCGCGACCAGCGACTTGAACGACCTTTACCGCCGCGTCATCAACCGCAACAACCGTCTGAAGCGCCTCCTGGAGCTCAACGCCCCGGAGATCATCATCCGCAACGAGCGGCGCATGCTGCAAGAAGCGGTGGACGCGCTCTTCGACAACGGCCGTCGCGGCAAGACCATCACGGGTCCGAACAAGCGCCCCCTCAAGTCCCTCAGCGACATGCTCAAGGGCAAGCAGGGCCGCTTCCGTCAGAACCTGCTCGGCAAGCGCGTCGACTACTCGGGTCGTTCGGTCATCGTCGTCGGTCCGCAACTGAAGCTGCACCAGTGCGGTCTGCCGAACAAGATGGCCCTCGAGCTCTTCAAGCCGTTCATCTACAACAAGCTGGAAGAGCGCGGGTACGTCAACACCATCAAGAGCGCCAAGAAGATGGTCGAGAAGGAGCGTCCCGAGGTTTGGGACATCCTGGAAGAGGTCATCAGCGAGCACCCGGTTCTCCTGAACCGCGCTCCGACCTTGCACCGCCTCGGCATCCAGGCCTTCGAGCCGGTCCTCATCGAGGGCAAGGCCATCCAGCTTCACCCGCTGGTGTGCGCGGCGTTCAACGCCGACTTCGACGGCGACCAGATGGCCGTCCACGTGCCGCTCTCGGTCGAAGCGCAGATGGAAGCGCGCGTGCTCATGATGAGCACGAACAACATTCTGTCGCCCGCCAACGGCAAGCCGATCATCAACCCGACGCAGGACATCGTGCTCGGGCTGTACTACGCGACCCGCGAGAAGAAGTTCGCCAAGGGCAGCTACCGTGAGGGTGGCCTCAAGCTCGACAAGAAGGAAGAGCACTTCGAAGGCTGGCTGCGAGGCGTGTACTCGTCGCCGGAAGAAGTGCGCATGGCGTACGACAACGACGAGGTCACCATCCACACGGGCATCCGCGTCCGCGTGATCGACCCCGAGACCAACCAGCGCCGCGTGGTGAACACCACGGTCGGCCGCTGCCTCATCTCGGAGATCCTCCCCGAGGGTCTGAGCTTCGACCTGGTCAACAAGACGCTCGACAAGAAGGCCCTCTCGGCCCTCATCGACGCGTGCTACCGCAAGCACCGCAACAAGGCGACGGTTCTTCTGGCCGACCGTCTGCGTTCGCTCGGCTTCGAGCACGCGACCCGCGCCGGCGTGTCGATCTGCATGGATCACATGACCATCCCCGCCGCCAAGCAAGTGCTCCTCGGCGAGGCGCAGGACGAAGTGCAGCGCGTCATCGATCAGTACCAAGAGGGTCTGATCACCGACGGTGAGCGCTACAACAAGATCGTCGACATCTGGGCGGGCGTGGCCGACAAGGTCACCCAAGTCATGATGCAGGAGATCGGCAAAGAGAAGGTCACCGACCCCGAGACGGGGAAGGAGAGCATCGAGCCGAGCTTCAACCCGATTTACATCATGGCCGACTCGGGTGCCCGCGGTTCGACCCAGCAGATTCGCCAGCTCGCCGCCATGCGCGGTCTCATGGCCAAGCCCTCGGGCGAGATCATCGAGACGCCGATCACGGCGAACTTCCGCGAAGGACTCAGCGTGCTCCAGTACTTCGTCTCGACGCACGGTGCGCGTAAGGGTCTCGCGGACACGGCGCTCAAGACGGCCAACTCGGGTTACCTCACGCGCCGTCTCGTCGACGTTGCGCAGGACGCGATCATCGCGGACTTCGACTGCGGCACGCTGGATGGTATCCGCGTGACGAAGCTCGAGGACGCGGGCGAGGTCATTCAGCCGCTGGGCGACCGCATCCTCGGTCGCGTGGCCCTGGAAGACATCGTCGACCCGCTCACCGGCGAGGTCCTCGTTCCGCAGAACACGGAGCTCGACGAGCCCACCGTGGTCTCCATCGAGGAAGCGGGCATCGAGGAAGTGGTCATCCGCTCGGTGCTCACCTGCCAGAGCAAGCGCGGCGTGTGCGCCAAGTGCTACGGGCGTGACCTCGCCCGCGGCTACAAGGTCAACATCGGCGAGGCGGTGGGTATCATCGCGTCGCAGTCGATCGGCGAGCCCGGTACGCAGCTCACGATGCGCACGTTCCACATCGGTGGTGCGGCCGCCCGCGGCAAGATCGAGCAGAGCTCGGTCGAGGCGCGCAGCGAAGGCTTCGCGCGCATCCGCAACGCGAACCTGGCGAAGAAGCACGATGGCGTGGTGACGGTCATGAACCGCCACGGCGAAATCGTGGTCGTCGACGACACGGGCCGCGAGCGCGAGCACCATCGCTTGGTGTACGGCGCCGTCCTCAAGGTCAACGAGGGCGACAAGGTCAAGGCGGGTCAGCTGCTCGCCGAGTGGGACGCGTTCGCCATGCCGATCCTCACCGAGCGCTCCGGCGTGGTGAAGTTCGGCGACATCGTCGAAGGCGTCACGATGGTGGAGAAGCTCGACGAGGTCACCGGCCTCTCGCGTAAGGTCATCATCGAGTCGCGCGCAGCGGATCTCCGTCCGCGCGTTACCATCAAGGACCCGAAGACGGGTGAGACGCTCAAGCTGCCGAACAGCACGCTCGAAGCGCGTTACCTGCTCCCGGTCGGCGCGAACATCGTCGTCCAGGACGGCGACATCATCGACGCGGGCGAAGTTCTCGCGAAGATCCCGCGCGAAACCACGAAGACGCAGGACATCACGGGTGGTCTCCCCCGCGTGGCCGAGCTCTTCGAGGCGCGTAAGCCGAAGGACCACGCGATCATCGCGGAAGTCGACGGCGAGGTGTCGTTCGGCAAGGACACCAAGGGCAAGCGCAAGGTCCTCATCACGCCGTTCGATCAGAACGGCGCACCGCAGACGGATCAATCGCGCGAGTACCTCATCGCGAAGGGCAAGCACATCCAGGTTCAGCCGGGCGACCGCGTTCGCGCGGGCGAGCCTCTGATGGATGGCCCGGCGAACCCGCACGACATCCTTCGCGTCAAAGGCGAGAAGGAGCTGGCGGCGTACCTGGTCAACGAGATCCAGCAGGTTTACCGCCTGCAGGGCGTTGCCATCAACGACAAGCACATCGAGGTCATCGTTCGTCAGATGATGCGCCGCGTCCGTATCAAGGATGTGGGCGATACGAACTTCCTCATCGACGAGCAGATCGAGAAGCACATCTTCGAGCGCGAGAATCAGCGGGTCATCGAGCGTGGCGGTCGTCCCGCCATCGCCGAGCCGCTGCTCCTCGGCATCACCAAGGCGTCGCTTTCGACGGAGTCGTTCATCAGCGCGAGCTCCTTCCAAGAGACGACCAAGGTGCTCACCGAGGCGGCCATCTCCGGCAAGACCGACCATCTGCGCGGTCTCAAGGAGAACGTCATCATGGGCCGCCTGATCCCGGCCGGTACGGGCCTCCCCGCGTACAAGCAGCTCCACGTCATCGTGGAGGGCGAGGCCGAGCACCGCGCTCCGCCCGCCGCCCCGCCGCGCCCCGTGGCGGAGCCGCTGTCCGCCGTGAACGAGGAATAG
- the rpoB gene encoding DNA-directed RNA polymerase subunit beta — translation MANAIQSNFRIRKDLGRVPRFIEVPNLIDIQKSSYDKFLQATVPQPDRIEVGLQAVFRSVFPIKDFNGTSELVFVSYNLEKPKYDVEECRQRGMTYAAPIKVTTQLMIYDTRDGGDRIVRDIKEQEVYFGEIPLMTDTGTFIINGSERVVVSQLHRSPGVFFDHDKGKTHSSGKLLYSARVIPYRGSWLDFEFDPKDIIFVRIDRRRKMHATVLLRALGYSTQDLLNYFYNTETVYLEKGGKISKSVEYELLSGQRATRDIKVGNDVIVKKNTKYTKAAIRKLRDAKVDRLQVDVEEIVGKVAAHDIVDKETGEVLIEVNEEVTEGKVEKLREAGVEQFRVLFIDGLNVGSYLRDTLLAEKVKTTEDAIMEIYRRLRPGDPPTLETAKTLFNNLFFNPERYDLSKVGRLKLNYKFYRDLPEDQRPALDTQVLTAQDILETVRHLIELKNGRGSVDDIDHLGNRRVRAVGELMENQYRIGLVRMERAIKERMSMSQEIDTLMPHDLINAKPVSAVVKEYFGSSQLSQFMDQTNPLSEVTHKRRLSALGPGGLTRERAGFEVRDVHITHYGRICPIETPEGPNIGLIASLSTFARVNDFGFVETPYRKVADGRVTDELGWYSALEEEGKYIAQASAEVDEKGRFKESLVSARLNGDFHLATPDMVQLIDVAPNQMVSVAAALVPFLEHDDANRALMGANMQRQAVPLIRSHAPYVGTGMEGKLARDSGVCVVAKREGIIESVDAQRIVVRAEGDKAEIPDIYHLNKFQRSNQSTCFNQKPIVRAGERVKVGDVLADGPSCDMGELALGQNVLVAFMPWQGYNFEDSILVSERIAKDDVFTSIHIEEFECVARDTKLGKEEVTRDIPNVGEEALKDLDESGIVRIGAEVKPGDILVGKITPKGETQLSPEEKLLRAIFGEKAGDVRDSSLRVPPGVGGIVINARIFSRKGTEKDERAKDIEDHERQRLERSRDEEIKILRDSFFRQIKRQLVGQTTNGKLVDDKGKVLLQKGAVLDEAALSEIPQKYWGELPVEGAEELAEKLRQLEEIIQVREEHFRDKIDRLSKGDELPPGVIKMVKVYIAIKRKLQVGDKMAGRHGNKGVISRIMAEEDMPYLQDGRPVDIVLNPLGVPSRMNVGQILETHLGWGARVLGWQFQYMLETKFSPQAIREHILRIFEGDSQLHKWLSKLSDDEMKKVAQKLRGGVHYASPVFDGAPERGIKDALALAGLPESGQAVLFDGRTGEAFDQEVTVGVMYMLKLHHLVDDKIHARSIGPYSLVTQQPLGGKAQFGGQRLGEMEVWAMEAYGTAYALQEFLTVKSDDVMGRTRMYEAIVKGEHTLEPGLPESFNVLIKELQALCLNVELVEPGALGRTSDHAAEE, via the coding sequence ATGGCGAACGCTATCCAATCCAACTTCCGCATCCGTAAAGACCTCGGGCGCGTCCCGCGCTTCATCGAGGTGCCCAACCTCATCGACATCCAGAAGTCGTCCTACGACAAGTTCCTGCAGGCGACGGTGCCGCAGCCGGACCGGATCGAGGTGGGCCTCCAAGCGGTTTTCCGCTCTGTCTTCCCCATCAAAGACTTCAACGGGACGAGCGAGCTCGTCTTCGTCAGCTACAACCTGGAGAAGCCGAAGTACGACGTCGAGGAGTGCCGACAACGCGGCATGACCTACGCGGCGCCGATCAAGGTGACCACCCAGCTCATGATCTACGACACGCGCGACGGCGGCGACCGCATCGTGCGCGACATCAAGGAGCAGGAGGTTTACTTCGGCGAGATTCCGCTGATGACGGACACCGGTACCTTCATCATCAACGGGTCCGAGCGCGTCGTCGTTAGCCAGCTCCACCGTAGCCCCGGCGTCTTTTTCGACCACGATAAGGGAAAGACCCACTCCAGCGGCAAGCTGCTCTATTCCGCGCGCGTCATTCCGTACCGCGGTTCGTGGCTCGATTTCGAGTTCGACCCGAAGGACATCATTTTCGTGCGCATCGACCGCCGCCGGAAGATGCACGCGACGGTGCTTCTGCGCGCCCTCGGCTACTCGACGCAGGATCTGCTCAACTACTTCTACAACACCGAGACGGTGTACCTGGAGAAGGGCGGCAAGATCTCCAAGAGCGTCGAATACGAGCTGTTGAGCGGCCAGCGCGCCACGCGCGACATCAAGGTCGGCAACGACGTCATCGTCAAGAAGAACACCAAGTACACCAAGGCCGCCATCCGCAAGCTGCGCGACGCCAAGGTGGACCGCCTGCAGGTCGACGTCGAAGAGATCGTCGGCAAGGTGGCGGCGCACGACATCGTCGACAAGGAGACCGGCGAAGTCCTCATCGAGGTGAACGAAGAGGTCACCGAGGGCAAGGTCGAGAAGCTCCGCGAGGCGGGTGTCGAGCAGTTCCGCGTGCTCTTCATCGACGGTCTGAACGTCGGCTCGTACCTCCGCGACACGTTGCTCGCCGAGAAGGTGAAGACGACGGAAGACGCGATCATGGAGATCTACCGCCGCCTGCGCCCGGGTGATCCGCCCACGCTCGAGACGGCGAAGACGCTCTTCAACAACCTGTTCTTCAACCCGGAGCGCTACGACCTCTCCAAGGTCGGCCGCCTCAAGTTGAACTACAAGTTCTACCGCGACCTGCCCGAGGATCAGCGCCCCGCGCTCGATACGCAGGTGCTCACGGCCCAGGACATCCTCGAGACGGTTCGCCACCTCATCGAGTTGAAGAATGGCCGCGGCTCCGTCGACGACATCGACCACCTCGGCAACCGCCGCGTGCGCGCGGTCGGTGAGCTCATGGAGAACCAGTACCGCATCGGTCTGGTCCGCATGGAGCGCGCCATCAAGGAGCGCATGTCGATGTCGCAAGAGATCGACACGCTCATGCCGCACGACCTGATCAACGCCAAGCCGGTCAGCGCGGTCGTGAAGGAGTACTTCGGCTCCTCGCAGCTGTCGCAGTTCATGGACCAGACGAACCCGCTGAGCGAGGTCACGCACAAGCGTCGTCTCTCCGCACTCGGCCCGGGCGGTCTGACCCGCGAGCGCGCGGGCTTCGAGGTGCGCGACGTTCACATCACGCACTATGGCCGTATCTGCCCGATTGAAACGCCGGAAGGTCCGAACATCGGCCTCATCGCGTCGCTGTCGACGTTCGCCCGCGTGAACGACTTCGGCTTCGTCGAGACCCCGTACCGCAAGGTGGCCGACGGCCGCGTGACGGACGAGTTGGGCTGGTACTCGGCGCTCGAGGAAGAGGGCAAGTACATCGCCCAGGCCTCGGCCGAGGTCGACGAGAAGGGGCGCTTCAAGGAGTCGCTCGTCTCGGCTCGTCTCAACGGTGACTTCCACCTGGCCACCCCGGACATGGTGCAGCTCATCGACGTGGCGCCGAACCAGATGGTGTCGGTCGCCGCGGCGCTGGTGCCGTTCCTCGAGCACGACGACGCAAACCGCGCGCTCATGGGCGCCAACATGCAGCGTCAGGCCGTGCCGCTCATCCGCTCGCACGCGCCGTACGTCGGCACGGGCATGGAGGGCAAGCTGGCCCGTGACTCGGGCGTCTGCGTCGTTGCCAAGCGCGAAGGCATCATCGAGAGCGTCGACGCGCAGCGCATCGTCGTCCGCGCCGAAGGTGACAAGGCGGAAATCCCGGACATCTACCACCTCAACAAGTTCCAGCGCTCGAACCAGTCGACCTGCTTCAACCAGAAGCCGATCGTCCGAGCCGGTGAGCGCGTGAAGGTGGGCGACGTTCTCGCGGACGGCCCCTCCTGTGACATGGGCGAGCTCGCGCTCGGCCAGAACGTGCTCGTCGCGTTCATGCCGTGGCAGGGCTACAACTTCGAGGACTCGATCCTCGTGTCGGAGCGCATCGCCAAGGACGACGTGTTCACCTCGATCCACATCGAGGAGTTCGAGTGCGTCGCCCGCGACACGAAGCTCGGCAAGGAAGAGGTCACGCGCGACATTCCGAACGTCGGCGAGGAAGCCCTCAAGGACCTCGACGAGTCGGGCATCGTGCGCATCGGCGCCGAGGTGAAGCCGGGCGACATCCTCGTCGGCAAGATCACGCCGAAGGGCGAGACGCAGCTCTCTCCCGAAGAGAAGCTGCTCCGCGCCATCTTCGGTGAGAAGGCCGGCGACGTTCGCGACAGCTCGCTGCGCGTCCCCCCGGGCGTGGGGGGCATCGTCATCAACGCCCGCATCTTCTCGCGCAAAGGCACCGAGAAGGACGAGCGCGCGAAGGACATCGAAGACCACGAGCGTCAGCGCCTCGAGCGCTCGCGCGACGAGGAAATCAAGATCCTGCGCGATTCGTTCTTCCGTCAGATCAAGCGCCAGCTCGTCGGTCAGACGACGAACGGCAAGCTGGTCGACGACAAGGGCAAGGTCCTTCTCCAGAAGGGCGCCGTGCTCGACGAGGCTGCGCTGTCCGAGATCCCGCAGAAGTACTGGGGCGAGCTGCCGGTGGAAGGCGCCGAGGAGCTCGCGGAGAAGCTTCGCCAGCTGGAGGAGATCATCCAGGTCCGCGAAGAGCACTTCCGCGACAAGATCGACCGTCTGTCGAAGGGCGATGAGCTCCCGCCGGGCGTCATCAAGATGGTGAAGGTCTACATCGCCATCAAGCGCAAGCTGCAGGTCGGCGACAAGATGGCCGGTCGCCACGGCAACAAGGGCGTCATCTCCCGCATCATGGCGGAAGAGGACATGCCGTACCTGCAGGACGGCCGCCCCGTCGACATCGTGCTCAACCCGCTCGGCGTTCCCTCGCGTATGAACGTCGGCCAGATCCTCGAAACCCACCTCGGGTGGGGCGCGCGGGTCCTCGGCTGGCAGTTCCAGTACATGCTGGAGACGAAGTTCAGCCCGCAAGCCATTCGCGAGCACATTCTTCGGATCTTCGAAGGCGACTCCCAGCTGCACAAGTGGCTGAGCAAGTTGTCCGACGACGAGATGAAGAAGGTCGCGCAGAAGCTCCGCGGTGGTGTGCACTACGCGAGCCCCGTGTTCGACGGCGCTCCGGAGCGCGGCATCAAGGACGCGTTGGCCCTCGCGGGTCTGCCGGAGAGCGGCCAAGCGGTGCTCTTCGACGGCCGCACGGGCGAGGCGTTCGATCAGGAGGTGACCGTGGGCGTGATGTACATGCTCAAGCTGCACCACTTGGTCGACGACAAGATCCACGCGCGTTCGATCGGACCGTACTCGCTCGTTACCCAGCAGCCGCTGGGCGGCAAGGCGCAGTTCGGTGGTCAGCGTCTCGGAGAGATGGAAGTGTGGGCCATGGAAGCGTACGGCACGGCGTACGCGCTCCAGGAGTTCCTCACGGTCAAGAGCGACGACGTCATGGGCCGTACGCGCATGTACGAAGCGATCGTCAAAGGCGAGCACACCCTCGAGCCGGGTCTCCCGGAGAGCTTCAACGTTCTCATCAAGGAGCTCCAGGCATTGTGCCTCAACGTCGAACTCGTGGAGCCGGGTGCACTCGGCCGCACGAGCGACCACGCGGCGGAGGAGTGA
- the rplL gene encoding 50S ribosomal protein L7/L12 — MADLTKEQVVDYLSNLPVIQIAELIKTLEEKWGVKAAPAVVAGVAGPATAAAAPAEEKTEFTVELKEAGASKINVIKVVREITGLGLKEAKDLVEAAPKPLKEGVSKAEAEDFKKKLEEAGAKVELK, encoded by the coding sequence ATGGCCGATCTCACCAAAGAGCAGGTTGTTGACTACCTCTCGAACCTGCCCGTCATCCAGATCGCTGAGCTGATCAAGACCCTCGAAGAGAAGTGGGGCGTCAAGGCAGCTCCGGCAGTCGTCGCCGGCGTCGCTGGCCCGGCTACCGCCGCGGCTGCTCCGGCTGAGGAGAAGACGGAGTTCACCGTCGAGCTGAAGGAAGCGGGCGCGAGCAAGATCAACGTGATCAAGGTCGTGCGCGAGATCACCGGACTCGGCCTCAAGGAAGCCAAGGACCTGGTCGAAGCCGCCCCCAAGCCCCTAAAGGAAGGCGTGTCCAAGGCCGAGGCCGAGGATTTCAAGAAGAAGCTCGAAGAGGCTGGCGCCAAGGTCGAGCTCAAGTAA
- the rplJ gene encoding 50S ribosomal protein L10 produces MTAAVFLDYKGMTVENVTKLRAEFRKAGVEYKVVKNTLVKQALKDQAYSDKLKSVLVGMTGIAWSYEEPGAAAKVVKAFRKDGPVGEKLQIKAGLIEGSVIDAAAVENELATMPGKDELRAKLLATLQAPLQQFVALLNAPAQNFAYLLSAKERQAKGE; encoded by the coding sequence ATGACGGCCGCCGTTTTCCTCGACTACAAGGGGATGACGGTCGAAAACGTAACGAAGCTCCGTGCGGAATTCCGCAAGGCGGGCGTCGAGTACAAGGTCGTCAAGAACACGCTGGTCAAGCAAGCGCTGAAGGATCAAGCCTACAGCGACAAGCTGAAGTCCGTCCTCGTTGGGATGACCGGTATCGCGTGGAGCTACGAAGAACCCGGCGCCGCCGCCAAGGTGGTGAAGGCTTTCCGCAAGGACGGCCCGGTCGGGGAGAAACTCCAGATCAAGGCGGGCCTCATCGAGGGTTCCGTGATCGACGCTGCGGCGGTCGAGAACGAACTCGCGACGATGCCTGGCAAAGACGAGCTGCGCGCCAAGCTGCTCGCGACGCTCCAAGCGCCGCTGCAGCAATTCGTTGCACTGCTCAATGCTCCTGCACAGAACTTCGCCTACCTGCTTTCGGCCAAAGAGCGCCAGGCAAAGGGCGAATGA
- the rplA gene encoding 50S ribosomal protein L1, whose protein sequence is MPKVPKNRAKAESVVDRSRKYTTNEACALVKQAKYAKFDETVDLAVRLGVNPKHADQMVRGAIVLPHGTGQAVRVLVFAKGEKEREAKEAGADFVGSDDMVAKVSEGFMDFDRVIATPDMMGAVGKLGRILGPRGLMPNPKVGTVTFDVGNAVREAKGGKIEYRVEKAGIVHARIGKVSFEEGALAENAAALINALVRQKPSTAKGTYLRSISVSSTMGPGIKIDPAQYIGRTEEA, encoded by the coding sequence ATGCCCAAGGTACCCAAGAACCGCGCAAAGGCCGAGTCGGTAGTCGACCGGTCGCGCAAATACACGACGAATGAGGCGTGTGCGTTGGTCAAGCAGGCCAAGTACGCCAAGTTCGACGAGACGGTCGATCTCGCCGTCAGGCTTGGCGTGAATCCAAAGCACGCCGACCAGATGGTGCGCGGAGCGATCGTTCTTCCCCACGGCACCGGACAGGCTGTCCGGGTGCTCGTCTTCGCGAAGGGCGAAAAAGAGCGCGAGGCCAAAGAGGCCGGCGCCGATTTCGTCGGTAGCGACGACATGGTGGCGAAGGTTTCCGAAGGGTTCATGGACTTCGATCGCGTGATCGCGACGCCCGACATGATGGGCGCCGTCGGTAAGCTCGGTCGTATCCTCGGCCCGCGGGGACTCATGCCGAACCCCAAGGTCGGCACCGTCACCTTCGATGTGGGCAACGCCGTTCGCGAAGCCAAAGGCGGCAAGATCGAATACCGCGTCGAGAAGGCTGGCATCGTCCACGCCCGCATCGGCAAGGTTTCCTTCGAGGAAGGCGCCCTGGCCGAGAACGCGGCAGCCCTCATCAATGCGCTCGTGCGGCAGAAGCCGTCGACCGCCAAGGGGACGTACCTTCGGAGCATCTCGGTCTCTTCGACCATGGGCCCCGGAATCAAGATCGACCCGGCTCAGTACATCGGCCGGACGGAGGAGGCGTGA
- the rplK gene encoding 50S ribosomal protein L11: MAKKVTGQIKLQLPAGKANPAPPVGPALGSHGVNIMQFCKEFNAKTAGGDMIIPVVITVYSDRSFSFILRTPPASVLLKKAAGLPTGKKPGSGSKEPNKNKVGKVTRAQVKELAQQKIGDMNCTSLEAAELTIMGTARSMGIDVV, encoded by the coding sequence ATGGCGAAGAAGGTCACTGGACAAATCAAATTGCAGCTCCCCGCGGGCAAGGCCAACCCGGCCCCCCCGGTGGGCCCGGCGCTCGGCTCGCACGGCGTGAACATCATGCAGTTCTGCAAGGAGTTCAACGCCAAGACGGCCGGCGGCGACATGATCATCCCCGTGGTGATCACGGTCTACTCCGACCGCTCGTTCTCGTTCATCCTCCGCACCCCGCCCGCCAGCGTCCTCCTCAAGAAGGCCGCCGGTCTGCCCACGGGCAAGAAGCCGGGCAGCGGTTCCAAGGAGCCGAACAAGAACAAGGTCGGCAAAGTGACCCGCGCGCAGGTCAAAGAGCTCGCCCAGCAGAAGATCGGCGACATGAACTGCACGAGCCTCGAAGCGGCCGAGCTCACCATCATGGGCACGGCAAGGTCCATGGGGATTGACGTGGTCTGA
- the nusG gene encoding transcription termination/antitermination protein NusG produces MSKKWYVIQTYSGYENKVREALLQRIKEHGKEAQFGEILIPTETVQEQRAGGKARVRQKNSFPGYIFVEMEMSEEAWHLVKDTPKVTGFIGNQRPQEVKPPQIDDLRKIIVEGAVKPKPRVSFEAGDEIRVIDGAFANFSGTVEEVKPDKQKLKVKVSIFGRATPVELDFSQVEKRV; encoded by the coding sequence ATGTCCAAGAAGTGGTACGTCATCCAGACTTACTCCGGCTACGAGAACAAGGTCCGCGAGGCCCTGCTTCAGCGCATCAAGGAGCACGGGAAAGAAGCTCAGTTCGGCGAGATCCTGATCCCGACCGAGACGGTGCAAGAGCAGCGCGCCGGCGGCAAAGCCCGCGTTCGTCAGAAGAACAGCTTCCCGGGCTACATCTTCGTGGAAATGGAGATGAGCGAGGAAGCCTGGCACCTCGTCAAGGACACCCCCAAAGTCACCGGCTTCATCGGCAACCAGCGCCCGCAAGAGGTCAAGCCTCCGCAAATCGACGACCTTCGCAAGATCATCGTGGAGGGCGCCGTCAAACCCAAGCCGCGCGTCTCCTTCGAGGCGGGCGACGAGATTCGCGTCATCGACGGAGCATTTGCCAACTTCAGCGGCACCGTCGAAGAGGTCAAACCCGACAAGCAGAAGCTGAAGGTCAAGGTCTCCATTTTTGGTCGCGCCACCCCGGTTGAGCTCGATTTCAGCCAAGTCGAAAAGCGCGTCTAA